gaaatgggagcggctggtacgcctaccacaagatataatgaaatgggagcgggtggtacgtctaccacgagatatgatgaaatgggagcgggtggtacgcctaccacaagatatactgaaatgggagcgagcggtacgcctaccacatgatatgagaaatgggatcgggttgcacgcttgcaacaagatgaaactgaaagtgaaagttgccttatttctctttatccgtgttagaagttaaattgtagtttccttactattctttgatattctgttttatttGCTACCTCCGGAGCATGTTTCCCTTTtcccagctttgattgcttattacctgtttacttttctgccatatagtatataactgcacaagtttaactggagtttggtcctagcctcgtcactacctcgccagggttaggccagacacttaccagcacatagggtcggttgtgctgatactacactctattctcttttgcacagatccaggtcttggacagcagtAGTAGCGGGGGAGCCAgctttcagtccagtgagacaccgaggtagccttgcaagcgtccgcaggcccgacatctcctctatctttattttAGTCTGTTAtatcatgtattcgagacaaacagtttatatttttctttcaaacggttgtatttagtacccTTAGAAGtttgtgagtaatgtgacaccaattcttaggtagaggcatatgttgatttctgtattattgttcagtttctttaatttaagtgtTCCATATATTCATTAAATTCCGCTGTTTTCATGTTATCACTGATAATCGTTGAAGGAAGCTATTTGTTAAAGAAGAAAGCTGTTAAGGAttgcttgcctagctcacattagtaggcaccatcatgaatcccgagggtgggaattccgggtcgtgacatatgtgggccggcgatagtggctcttacgccttgggtcgatgcgacctctaatataggctttaatttttccctcgttaaggacttttttgaAATAATGTCTGCCCGACTTTTCGACGGTTTAATAAAAAAtctcgattgtgagtcattatatggcaatgatcgagcacctcgggaggtttggcttggaggctgagtatctcaaagccagtgtttaggagctgacgtggtcgaagctcttttgcctatgtcgagggtagcctatttaatcGGTTCTCTTCGAAGtgtattcgaagtaattgaaggcctatgattttatagcgatggtcaggcgtccctgagtcgcgttagtttggctggtacagccttgtgaccggatTCATTTATGTTTGGCCagagcctttaagtcccgagtgaagtagttttggtgtctctatatcaagggtatgcctttttaggggtctttcAAGTTCGATCTATAGCTGAAACTTTGAGatcaggtttatgcctttagtaaggtcttacaagttttacatgcctttgaggtcttacagttttggatacttggtacaagtatggttcattcctttcttgaggtcttacagatattgttgttgccttatataggtcttacaagACCGAGGCTACCCGCATGTGGCCTTACGACCTCGATTTTTGATAAGTTGATAGAGATGGCGATTAACATTGGTCCCtgagtcatcgagggtttcttggctCGGGATCCATTTCTTGCGAACttggtgttgcctcattgagggcttatgatttttgAGTTTCTGAACTGGAGGTCGTGTAGCCTTGAGTTTTcaatgccagtccccgagtgttcgggacatttttggctcTGGAATTGTTTTGTGATCTCGTTGTTTCCTCATTGAGGGATTACGAGTTAGGACCTATGACGTAGGGGTCGCATTGTTTTAAGTTGTTGACGTTAGGCCCCGAGTATTCGGGATGTTTTTTGGCTCTAGGGCCCCTTTTTGAAAAAATATCAAGCTTTCTTGAGATGCAAAATGTTGTTGGgatgtattctttgattacttggtacaagtatacatttTTTTGTTGTTACAATCTCGGTTGTTCTATGAGGACACGGtttgttcgaccgtttggcccggtatatTATTTTCCTACCGAGACCCTTATTGGCGTATCTTGGCTGCTCTGAGTTGGtaaccttccggggggatgccccccagtattcgaggttgattgcaaaagaagccttgaatacttgttgagtcttcctcaAGTAGCATAtgggtgttgcctcgttaaaaaccttgccggtaaaacccttattgggataaaacccgatcgaaggaaaagagtgcaatgcatgccttagcagtagtatcgtttcaacattgatatgttccaattactTGGAAGTTGCTCGccttccatggtaccgagcttgtaAGACCCTTTGCCGATTACTCCAAGGACGCGGTATGGTCCTTCTCaattttggcctagctttccttcattagggtttctggGGTTGAGGTtgactttccttaggaccaaATATCTGACTCTGATATGTCGGAGGTTTGTTCTTCTGTTGTAATACCTTTTGATCCTTTGCTTTTGGGCGTCCATTCGGATCAAAGAGGCTTCTTGTTTTTCATCTAATAGTTCGAGGGCCATAGTCATGGCCTTGTTGTTCGAGATCTCAATGGTGTGTCGGAATCTGGTGCTAGGCTCCCCTACCTCCACTGGTATCAGGGCCTTGGCGCCATATACTAGAGAGAATGGTGTTTCCCCTGTGCTTGACTttgaagttgttcgatatgcccacatcacttcgggcaatatttctctccatttttcTTTAGTGATTTCCAACATCTTTTTATGTTTTGGATtatggttttgtttgtggacttGGCCTGGCCGTTTGAACACGGGTGGTAAGGCATCGAcatgattctcttgattttgttatcCTCAAAGAACTGTGTTACTTTGCTTCCGATGAACTGCCTCCCATTATCGTatgttatctcggaaggaatcccgaatcgacacatAATGTGATTccagatgaagtcaatgacttctttttctcttatcttctcgaaggcctgcgTTTCCACCCATTTCGATAAATattcagtcataaataaaatgaatttagttTTACCCAGCGCATTGGTAGGTGTTTGACGATGACCATTCCCCAATTCATGAATGGCGATGGCGATAAGATCGAATGTAGCTGTTCGCCAGGTTGGTGAATAATAGGGGCAAATCTCAGGTATTTGCGCACTTTCGGGCGAATTTcctagtgtctttttccatgttgtcccagtaGTAGCCTACCCTGATCACCTTTCGGACTAAGGAATCAGCGCCGGAGTGATTTCCACAAGTACCTTCATGGATTTCTCAGAGTACATAGTCTGTGTCCCCTGGCCCCAGACATACTGCTAGGGGCCATCGAAGGTTCTTCTGTATAGAGTCCCGTTTTCATTGAGTGAGAAGCGGGCTATTTTGGCttgcagggccctcgattcctttgggtCCGTGGGTAATTTTCCATCTTTCAGATAGTCaatgtatttatttctccaatacCATGTTAGGCTAGTAGAATAAATCTCGGCATGACCTTTCTCGACCACTAATTTGGAGAGCTGAATAACAGCCCCGGGGAGTTGGTCATCTTCTTCAACAGATGATCCCATGTTTGCGAGGGCACCGTCCTCTCTGTTCTTCTCACGAGGTATGTGGATcagagtccattctttgaaatGGCGTAATGTGATAtggattttgtccaaatacctttgcatcaTGTCTTCTCGGACCTCGTAGCTCCTATTTACCTAGTTTACTACCAGGAGTGAATCACATTTTGCTTCGACAAACTTAGCTCCCAAACTTTtggccaattctagacctgcaatcatatcCTCATACTctacttcattgttagtcaattttgcagtttttatagattgcctgatTATGCTGCCCGTGGGTGGCTTCAGGACTATACTGAGTTCAGATCCTCTTACGTTTGTGGCACCATCTGTGAATAGGGTCCATACCCCGGAAGATGTGCCTAATTTTAGCAAGAGTTCCTTTTCTAACTCGGGCACGAGGGAGGGTAAGAAGTCAGCCATGAAGTCCGCCAGAATCtgggacttgatggccgttcggggttgatactcgatatcgtaccccttgagttcaatggcccattttGGCAGTCGGCCTAATTGTTCTagcttatgcaatatgcttcggAGAGGTTATGTTGTTAAAACGCAAAtacggtggcattgaaaatagggtttcAGCTTTCacgatgcgcttattaatgcaagagctaattttctaggtgcggatacctagtttcggcatcccctagggttcgacttacataataaacaggatATTGCGTACCATTCTCTTTTCTAACCAGCACACCTCTTACCGCTATCTCAGACAAGGCCAGGTATagatacaacatttcatcctcttTTGGAGGGTGGAGCAAAGGCGGACTAGTCATATACCTCTTTAGTTCCTCTAATACGTGTTTTCATTCCGGAGTCCACTCGAAGTTGTATTTCtttttgagtaaagagaagaaatggTGACTCATATCCgacgaccttgatatgaatctgcctaGAGCCTTTATTCGCCATGTTAGCCATTGCACGGCCTTTACATTATTTACCACTGTGATTTCTTCGATGaccttgattttgtcggggttgatctcgatccccttGTTCAATACCATGAAGCCTACGAATTTGCTcgaacccactccgaaggcaTATTTCTTAgagttaagcttcatgttataaCTTCTAGggatgtcgaatgtttcctgcaaatgtgtcaaatggtcctctacgtgCAGGgatttaactagcatgtcatcaatataaacttccatggatttgcctatttgatgctcgaacattttattaactaggcattGGTACGTGGCCCCGATGTTTCTCAGcctgaagggcattacattgtaacagtaggtaccacacttcgtgatgaacgaagtcttttccctatTCGCGGGGTTCATCTAAATTTGGTTATACcctgagtaggcatcgagaaaggagaggatctcgtggccggccgttgcatcgatcagacgatcgatgttaggcaatgggaaaGAATCCTTGGGCCACGCCTTATTAATCTTTATAATATatgcacattcttaacttatttccccTTTTGGGCACTACCACTATgttggccaaccattcgggatactttaTCTCTCTgatagaccctattttaaggagtttcattacctcgtctttgatgaatgcatgttttactttagactggggtcttcttttttgcttcaccggtttaaaCCTGGAGTCGACACTCAATCAGTGGGTGGTTATTTTCAGTGGGATTCctatcatatctaaatgggaccaagaaaAATAGTCGATGTTGTTAATAAGGAATTGAATAAGTTTTTTTCAGAGTTCGCGGGTTAATCCCATTCCTAGGTATACCTTCCTATATGGGAGATGCTCAATTAAAACAGCCTGCTCCAGTTATTCAACTGTCGATTTTGTTGCATCCAACTCTTTGGGGGTAATGAAAGTTCGAGGGGCGAggaaatcttcttcatcatcctcggGGGTCTGTATGCTCCTAGACTCAACCGAGGTGGAGTGTATGGGGCTCGATGCCTCCTGGTAAACTGCGAACATTTCTTTTGCCgcatgttgttctccatataTGGCTGTTATACCATCTTTTGTTGGAAATTTTTTCATCTGGTGCAGAGTTGATGGCACCGctctcatgttgtgtatccacggcctgccAAGGAATGCGTTGTACCTCATATCACCAATGATGACGTGGAAATTGGTATTCTGAACCATACCGGACATCTCAACCAGGAAGACAATCTCTCTTTTCGTTATTTTGCCGGCCATGTTGAAGCCGTAGAGGACTCGGGAGGCGGGTATGATTTGATCGAGCAACCCATGCCGTTCTACTACCATTGACCTAATTACGTTGGATGAGCTGCCTGGATCGACGAGCACACATTTAATTTGAACGTTActtaaaagaaatgaaataaccaGCGCATCGTTGTGTGGTTTTGCGAAGGTCTCGAGATCCTCCTTGCTTAATGTGAGGGTGTATTCGGTCATGCAATCTCGGATCGGCCCCTCGATTGTGGCGggtatttttatccttttgatcACGGGTCCTTGGGTAATGTCGACCCCCCCGATaatcatatgaatgacatgtcGAGTAATCTCTTTTTTTCCTAGGTCGGATGCTTCCAAGATTCCCACTGAGTTTCTTGGTGTGCTCTCTGGTTAATATGAGGATCGACGTTAATGCATTGGGCGTTGTACGAGGTCGTCCCCTTGGGAATCAGCTCCGGTGTGTtttcagggtttcgtggtggcacACCCATACCTGGAGTAATCGTACCACCTTTCCCATAGTTTTTGAGGCCGTTGTTTTCGGGAACACTTACTGGTTTAGgaattttgacctgaaatcaatgatcttggacaagaaagtGAGAAAGATTACTTGCGTtgtgtagtaaaaccagcaagaaaataatcactattatttttagccccacgatgagcgccaaactgtttaccgtgaaaatggaaataacaattaaatttgattcagtggttctaaaaatacctgatctatttttatgctagttattaggcagttgatgctatgtgaaagacatAGAAATGAAATAAGAGCTTCAAAATGAGATGTTAATCAAACCGAATCGTTGCCAATCGGGACCTCGAGTTTGCCTATTCGAGGTCCTCGGGGTCGAGTCTAAAGCTAGGCTAGGAGCTATCGAAGTTGGTCGATGGATACTAACAGTTATAAACAAatcaatgatggctctttatggccaataataatcaataaatgaagaacaatagatAGAACAcgataaatatgagcaataaatgagatAACGAGACCAGGGGAATGTGTTAGAgggcagagagaatgttctagtaTAGTTAGTATGGAGCAACCGAACCCTACAAAATAACAAggatcctctttatataggagggggaataccAACATAGCATAAATGCATTAATTATAAAGATATTgggatgggacagctagttgACACCATAATTCAGGTCTGAACTTAGCTCACTAGACTTCATCAGCCCTAGTTGTtcaccttgggaactccccacttttccATCATAGTTGTTGGTCTATGTTTCCCTGAGGTCGAGCGTCGATAACCCTCGAGGGTGAACCTCGACCCTAGTCATGAACCTTGTGAAATATGCTTACGAGCCATCATAATtacggaaaattggaccctctgattttacTGTACACAatggaattggggtgaactcaagaaattgatagccccaattaaagggttaaacctagagatagcaatacccgacttgagctaatGTCATTTTATTTGtatgaatacccatttggacttgagaaagccaaatagggaaaaatcactcaaactactgaGAGATATAGAGTGATTACCCGGATTGACAACTATATTACGATCCCAACTAATCAAGCTTGGCCTAGATTTTACTACCAGTTAGATATCCACATAGGTAGAAGTCATGACCCTAGTCTCTTTAAACActtaaaaacaacaacaaaaatattgtcCTTAATTTCAATCATTGCAATCTTTAAAGTAAAGTTAGAAGTAGAAATAAAACCCAAActtgtggaagtgtaattaacTCAAAGCCCACATCTAGTTTATATATAAACCTAATTCCAAACATTAACTCTATGTGGATTCGCTCCCGACCTAGATGGgttaaaactgcatcgaccacCCTCGCTACTCAATAATAGTGTACGCTTGGACCCGATCAGTCAGCCAGTTGAGGAtgctacttgggagaccaagtggaagatgcggagtagatatccgcACCTATTTTTGATCCCATGTATGTTTTTAGACCTGTTCGAGGACAAAGGTTTGTTTAATAgagggagaatgtaacaacccggcTGGTTGTTTCAAGAGTTTTAGCCCCATTCCCCTATCTACTGCTCCTTTTGTGCTCTGTAGTTATTATATGACTTATCGGGTTAGTTGGATCAGGTCTAGAGAgatttcagagtgaattgagacacacaatctcttaattgaaagcttaagttagaaaagttgatcggatgttgacttatgactAAACGACCTCAAATTTGAGTTTtgttggttctgttagcttcgttaggtattttggacttaggtgcaTGTGTCGGgttgtgatttggaggttcgtagtagaattAGGCATGAAATGGAGAAAGtgggaattttggaaagtttgaccgagagtggactttttgatgtCATGGTCAGGTTGGatttccagaagttggagtaggttcgtggtatcatttggacttgtgtgaaaaatttaaggtcaatcggacgtgatttgataggtttcaatgtcgtttgtagaatttggaaatttcaaagttcattaggcatGAATACATGTGCAATTCGTGTTtgtgatgttgtttgaggtgatttgagggttagactaagttcgtatgatgttttggtacttgatgatattttggttgaGCTCTCTAGGatctcgggttgatttcgggtggttgacaAACTTGGAGTGGAAGTTGAGGAATTGCTAAAGTTCGGTCTTTTGCTGGTGTAATCGCACGTGCGAGAGTACTAGCCGTAGGTGCGATGCCGCATGTACGGCAGACTGAGTGCATGTGCGGCAAGGGTGAAGACCAACAGAGGTCGCAGGTGCCATAGTGTTTTCACACCTGTGATAGCGCAGATCCGGATCAAAGGTCGCAAGTGCGGAGGCAGTTTGGATTAAGCGATTTTCGCCTAAGCGCCCTTTTTCCGCAAAAGCCTGGGCAAAACCTGTATAAACGAAGGTTCGAGATCTTTGCCATTTCTAATAttttgagctcggattttggagGTTATTgatagggtttttgaaaagattATTGAGGTAAGCTCCTTatgttctttttttcttcaatAATTATGTTTCCCCGCTGATTTTCGACCTAATTGGTGTGTTTTtaggtgaaatttgggggtttgaggttAGAGATTTGGAGAGATGATTTTGGGGTTTTGAGTGGCGATTTGATGTcgtattttgataaatttggtatgattagactcgtggttgaatgggctttcggattttgtaacttttgttgaatttcgagacgtgggcccgggggccgggtttgagctaattttggatttttgagttataaaTTCATAATTTCTTGTAGAATAGATTCCTTTAGCCCGTACTAATTGTATTGTActacttgtggctagatttggggaTGTTTGGAGACCGATtagagaggcaaaggcatttagAATATAGTCTAGgcttggattgaggtaagtaatagtttAAAATCTGGttctgagagtatgaaaccccgcattttatgttatgtaattgttTTAGAACCCGAATCTCTTCCCTTCAAACCCAGAAATTGTCCACTTGTAGGAAAGAGATTATTGGGGTTGTTGATAGTGTGAAAATGGCGACATGGAATTTGGAGTAATTGACATCAATTGATGCACAATTAAGGGCATTGGTTCCTTGCAAAGTTTCTGAGGATGATAAGCTGCTTGAGTATGATGCTTTGCTTTTGGATCGGTTTCTTGATATTCTTTAGGATTTACATGGGGAAGATCTTAAGGAAATGGTATGCATTATATGTTTCCCCGCCTTTTATTGTTATTGCCACCAATGTTGCACGGACTCTCTAACATATTGCCGCATCTGTGTTGGATCCTCAAAAATATaatacttttggaggatccgacatgcACCCGTCAATATTTTTGGAGAGTCTGAGCAACATAGATTGCTACATTCTTGTTCTGTTATTTAAGGATTTTACTCGGTTTTTAGATTCCAGTGTGCCTTGAGCTGAGGGTCAATCAGATACATCCTCACTATATTtaaaaggtaggggtaaggtctgcgtgcacactaccctccccagaccccatttgtggGAATACACTaggttcattgttgttgttgttgattgttttagaggtgacgcacatgctaggtgacgggcgtgtgggcgtgcaccatgggaATTGTGACGTGGTCCATTCATAAAATTGTAAAGTTGAATAACTGTTTGTTAGCTATATGCTCTCCATGAATTATAGAAATTTGACTGAAAATCatcttagaaatcatgtttaggctatgtatTAGTACTGCTGGGACCCATAGAGGTCGTGTTACATGTTGAATTACCTGCTAAATGCTATTTGtacatgtcatgacccaaacctatGTGCCACAAcaggcacccgataccttactcaaccgagtgccAACATAACATATTATTCTTATCGTacttttattggaaaatgagccaaaTGGGCCATCATGGGCTAGCCAGAATGAACATAGAGGAGTACTTAATATAGGACGACAcaacctgatataaaaacttaCACATGTGAAATATGGGCATATAAAGCTAACATGATAATTTgaatactcaaaacataggcctacAAGGCCATAAAATtatccgtatacatgacatctgccTACAATCCTCTAAGATTACATagttatcataaaggtcgggatagggccccatcataccaaacaatacacgtctaaatcatgctgaccaaacaagcaactctggagcaaatggagtgcaccaacatcttccgctgagctgatagccaacttggaggactctcaacctgtctatcgggacttgcgggTATGAAACACAGCGTCCTTAGGAAAAAGGGAtatcagtacaaaaaatgtaccaagtgtgtgtcgcgccccctttttcttgcgaaatcaggtttatgacatttgggagggcaactcattcccttttgggaatttgggtttgaattgaaagtcgccacctaatgataaggtgaattaggacaccaagagggttttgatttgagtaaccaaagattgggtaagggcttgaaattatctcaagagtaaggtgttaggcaccccccaagatccactagtgtggttcccgaccagactattgttgtgactttaggTGAAAATGACATGTAAGCAAATGAAACTTCAGATAAGaagggattttcacataatggttgacaaataaacaaagttggaaagaactaaaagaaagctgattttccttaagacatagtttgaaatctttagacgaaacaaagggaaagagggtcctaggtttattaataatatggatcaccccacacaatgcccggtaatcactcctcaatgaggggatacacgtgacattatcgtgtggtca
This sequence is a window from Nicotiana sylvestris chromosome 3, ASM39365v2, whole genome shotgun sequence. Protein-coding genes within it:
- the LOC138886939 gene encoding LOW QUALITY PROTEIN: phosphoenolpyruvate carboxylase (The sequence of the model RefSeq protein was modified relative to this genomic sequence to represent the inferred CDS: substituted 1 base at 1 genomic stop codon) is translated as MATWNLEXLTSIDAQLRALVPCKVSEDDKLLEYDALLLDRFLDIL